The Solenopsis invicta isolate M01_SB chromosome 12, UNIL_Sinv_3.0, whole genome shotgun sequence genome window below encodes:
- the LOC120359251 gene encoding uncharacterized protein LOC120359251 — protein MAAAMTTTTATAMAAAMTTTTATMTMTTTTTTATATATAVTMTMTTTTATATAATLPQPLSWSFTILTITDDDNDDDDDDIAVAAAVVVHYYHYHWRRRCRRCRGRPLLSLSLTMTTVTTSPLPLPLLLS, from the exons ATGGCGGCAGCGATGACGACAACGACGGCAACGGCAATGGCGGcagcgatgacgacgacgacggcgacgatgacgatgacgacgacgacgacgacggcaacggcgacggcgacggcggtgacgatgacgatgacgacgacgacggcgacggcgacggcggcgacgctgccgcaaccgttgtcgtggtcgttCACTATTCTCACTATCactgacgacgacaacgacgacgacgatgacgacatcgccgtcgccgctgccgtg gtcgtccattattatcactatcactggCGACGTCGCTGTCGCCGCTGCCGTGGTCGTccactattatcactatcactgacaatgacgacggtgacgacgtcGCCATTGCCGCTGCCGCTACTGTTGTCATAG